Proteins co-encoded in one Seriola aureovittata isolate HTS-2021-v1 ecotype China chromosome 1, ASM2101889v1, whole genome shotgun sequence genomic window:
- the LOC130178477 gene encoding interleukin-25-like yields METTHILSGVGAVSPLMISLGSLLIFNDLTSSFPAAQADSSKCISVDKLEVHFDRFLERHWREQSVSTHLPQEDDLTCAQVANQMRGGLNSRSVSPWKSRLDHDVNRIPQHIVFAECLCQGCIINQHENLNYNSVPLFAKKMVMNKTKCKHCPGKYKVKVHYIQVPVACVCVVPK; encoded by the exons ATGGAAACTACACACATTCTCAGTGGAGTGGGAGCGGTATCGCCCCTGATG ATCTCTCTCGGCTCCTTGCTGATCTTCAACGACCTGACTTCATCTTTTCCCGCTGCCCAGGCTGACAGCTCCAAATGCATCAGCGTGGACAAGCTGGAGGTTCACTTCGACAGATTCCTGGAGAGACACTGGCGGGAGCAGAGTGTCTCTACACACCTGCCGCAGGAGGACGATCTTACCTGTGCGCAGGTGGCCAATCAAATGCGCGGAGGATTGAACAGCCGCTCCGTATCCCCGTGGAAGTCCAG ACTAGACCATGACGTCAACAGGATTCCTCAACATATTGTCTTCGCAGAGTGCCTCTGTCAGGGCTGCATCATCAACCAGCATGAAAATCTGAACTACAACTCTGTGCCTTTGTTCGCTAAGAAAATGGTCATGAACAAGACGAAATGTAAACATTGCCCGGGCAAATACAAGGTCAAGGTGCATTATATCCAAGTCCCTGTGGCCTGCGTGTGTGTTGTCCCCAAGTGA
- the LOC130168310 gene encoding beta-1,3-galactosyltransferase 1-like, translated as MDGGKMAEGRRCCIWSRRHCFFCILVLAALLFFYSTNMKEMPTDWNPRQWIQYTAPKWWKQLNGHIRNEFNTSRPGSTSQLTTAAAGFTSANNSVVFPQTENITSTQVTNVTITTLTTNARAVPTPAPYVSPGPYLVEYPSEYHFLINEPQKCEQQKPFLVLVVPVAPQNRAHRDIIRNSWGGESLILGRVVSLFFLLGLHSGEGGEQLKEQLLQESKEHQDLIQSDFVDCYKNLTIKTMVMLEWLDSYCSSVSYAMKIDSDMFLNVPNLINMLISAPKTNYMTGLVASEGAVLRDPKSKWFLPVEVYPHPVYPRYALGLGYIFSLDLAKKLVEASRHVKAVYIEDVYLGLCMQHLGIPPTNPPNWSYFNVFPVSYSRCAYSRLIATTTQENIDRVWIWKDLKKPGRTC; from the coding sequence ATGGATGGTGGGAAAATGGCAGAAGGCAGGAGATGTTGTATTTGGTCACGGCGCCACTGCTTCTTCTGCATTCTGGTGTTGGcggctcttttgtttttttacagcacaaacatgaaagaaatgcCAACAGACTGGAACCCTAGACAGTGGATTCAGTATACTGCACCAAAATGGTGGAAACAGTTAAACGGTCACATCAGGAATGAGTTCAACACCAGCAGACCCGGATCTACGTCTCAACtgaccactgctgctgctgggtttACATCTGCAAATAACTCAGTGGTTTTTCCACAAACTGAGAATATAACTTCAACACAGGTGACAAACGTGACTATAACAACCCTGACTACAAATGCTCGAGCGGTGCCAACACCGGCTCCTTATGTGTCTCCGGGACCGTACTTAGTGGAATACCCCTCGGAGTACCACTTCCTTATAAACGAGCCACAGAAATGTGAGCAGCAGAAACCTTTCCTGGTTCTTGTGGTTCCCGTGGCGCCCCAAAACAGGGCACACCGCGACATCATCCGCAACTCATGGGGAGGTGAAAGTCTGATCCTGGGCAGAGTGGTGAGCCTGTTCTTCCTGCTGGGGCTGCACAGCGGAGAAGGGGGGGAGCAGCTcaaagagcagctgctgcaggagagcaAAGAGCATCAAGACCTGATCCAGAGCGACTTCGTGGACTGTTACAAGAACCTGACCATCAAGACCATGGTGATGCTGGAGTGGCTGGACTCGTACTGCTCCAGCGTCTCTTACGCCATGAAGATTGATTCAGACATGTTTCTAAATGTACCCAACCTCATTAATATGTTAATAAGCGCTCCAAAGACAAACTACATGACCGGACTCGTGGCGAGCGAAGGTGCAGTTCTGAGAGATCCAAAATCTAAATGGTTCTTACCTGTGGAGGTTTACCCTCACCCGGTGTATCCACGTTATGCTTTGGGTCTGGGCTACATCTTTTCTTTAGACCTCGCCAAAAAGCTTGTGGAGGCATCCAGACACGTTAAAGCTGTTTACATTGAAGATGTGTATTTGGGGCTTTGCATGCAGCACTTGGGCATCCCTCCCACTAACCCCCCAAACTGGAgttattttaatgtctttccTGTGTCGTACAGTCGCTGTGCTTACTCCCGGCTCATCGCCACCACGACTCAGGAAAACATCGATCGTGTGTGGATCTGGAAGGACTTAAAAAAGCCAGGCCGAACCTGCTAG